The Flavobacteriales bacterium genome has a window encoding:
- a CDS encoding hydrolase encodes MKPKKYKMTCPCCGYICRSDSPKGHFNTCEICFWEDDPIQSEDPNYSGGANDISLKDAQRNFNLFGACNKEFLKFVRPVNELDIRDPEWNYFKD; translated from the coding sequence ATGAAACCAAAAAAGTATAAAATGACCTGCCCATGTTGTGGCTACATCTGCAGAAGCGATTCTCCTAAAGGTCATTTTAACACTTGCGAAATTTGCTTTTGGGAAGATGATCCGATACAATCAGAAGATCCCAACTATTCCGGAGGGGCCAATGACATTTCCTTAAAAGATGCACAACGAAATTTCAACCTATTTGGAGCATGTAATAAAGAATTCCTGAAATTTGTTCGTCCGGTCAATGAGTTGGATATCAGAGATCCGGAATGGAACTATTTTAAGGATTAG